A genome region from Brassica oleracea var. oleracea cultivar TO1000 chromosome C2, BOL, whole genome shotgun sequence includes the following:
- the LOC106324458 gene encoding uncharacterized mitochondrial protein AtMg00310-like, whose amino-acid sequence MSSFKIPVSLCKRIQSILTRFWWDSSPDKRKIAWVAWSGMAKHTYLGGLGFKKIEDYNDSLMGKLSWHIFCNPNSLLAQVLKGKYFPDEPFLDSVEKSGSSHGWSSILAGKEVLKKGLGYIIGNGETIKVWSDHCLSTSEPVVPIGPPTFDN is encoded by the coding sequence ATGTCCAGCTTTAAAATCCCGGTCTCTCTATGCAAAAGAATCCAGTCCATTCTCACTAGATTTTGGTGGGATAGTTCCCCAGATAAGAGGAAGATTGCGTGGGTGGCTTGGAGTGGAATGGCCAAACATACATACTTGGGAGGTCTTGGATTCAAGAAAATAGAAGATTACAATGACTCCCTAATGGGAAAGCTCAGCTGGCACATCTTCTGTAATCCGAACTCTCTTCTTGCCCAAGTTTTGAAAGGCAAATACTTTCCAGATGAACCCTTTTTAGATAGTGTGGAGAAATCAGGTTCCTCTCATGGGTGGTCTAGTATTTTGGCGGGGAAGGAAGTTTTAAAGAAGGGTCTGGGCTACATTATTGGAAATGGAGAAACTATCAAAGTCTGGTCGGATCATTGCCTCTCCACTTCAGAGCCTGTAGTTCCGATAGGGCCACCAACGTTTGACAATTAG